A section of the Phacochoerus africanus isolate WHEZ1 chromosome 4, ROS_Pafr_v1, whole genome shotgun sequence genome encodes:
- the C4H11orf86 gene encoding uncharacterized protein C11orf86 homolog, whose amino-acid sequence MGTGLRSQSLRGPRPSYGKLQEPWGRLPGGRPRRALSLRQGRERSRSPDGGPERLDTPSQEWLPGGLGDTEQLIEAQQEGSQRWLKQYQQKIKRRWASFVTSFPSVTLSRAASPPPLLGTTG is encoded by the exons ATGGGGACAGGGCTACGCAGCCAGTCCTTGCGAGGACCACGGCCCTCCTACGGCAAGCTCCAGGAGCCCTGGGGGAGGCTCCCGGGAGGCCGACCGCGGCGGGCGCTGAGCCTCAGGCAGGGCCGTGAGAGGTCCAGGTCCCCAGATGGAGGCCCAGAAAGGCTGGACACCCCCAGTCAGGAGTGGCTGCCAGGGGGTCTGGGGGACACGGAGCAGCTGATCGAAGctcagcaagaaggcagccagcGGTGGCTGAAGCAGTATCAGCAG AAGATAAAGAGGAGGTGGGCGAGCTTTGTCACCAGCTTCCCCAGCGTGACCCTGAGCCGGGCGGCCTCCCCACCGCCCCTGCTGGGCACCACTGGCTAA